ATGAGGATTCTGATATTGCTGCAGAAACTGCTCCCTTTGCTGATGCTGCAACAACTGTTGCTGCCTCTGCGTGTGATCTGGATGATGCACTCCCCCACCGCTGTTTGCTACATGCATGCCGCTTTCCTCCCTGCTCCCGTCATACCCACTCCCGTGCCCGACCTGCTGTGTATTTCCCATGATGCTATGCGCCGCCCTCGCTTCAGATGGCCAGCTGCTAACTGACCCGAGCACCCCAGCAATCGGCTGGTGCACCCCCGGCTGCACGTGTGTGGGCCCCTGTTGCACCCTGGGCTGCGTCCAGTGCACCAGCTGGGTGTAACTGCCCTGCTGCCACTGCCTCGCCACGGGCTCACGCTCCTCTGTGTGGTAGTGCTGCTGGTTGTGCTTCAGGTCGTCGTGGCGATGGAGGTCGGCCTTGGAAGCGTGAGTCTTTGGTGGAGCTTGGTGGACGGTCCTGGGGAGGGGCAAAGGAAGGTGGGAGGATGGGGGAGGCTGCGGAGGAGGAGGTAGAGGGGGGTTGGGGTTGCTCTGAATGGAGGAGTGAGACATGGGAacagatgaggaggaagaggaagatgaggaggatgaggaagatgagAGAGGTTGACACCTGCAGCTGATGTGGTCTTCCACTGAGATGATGGCTTTGTCGTAGTGGGCTTTCCTGTTTATGTACTGGATTTTTATCACCTGGATAGGAGgcagaaacaaatcaaaaagatTAGCACACAAAATCTGACACAAATCAGGTTTTAATAAAGTTTGGGGTACAGACACAATCCAGACAATCCCACAGAAACTACACGAAGAGAACTCCAACAAATAAatctcattgttttgtttcacgTAAACCAACATACTGTTGCTGTGCAATGGCACCAGTTGCAACCAGCAGCagagcaatctgattggttgaagacGTTTCCAAACAAGCTAATACTGTAATTCCATGAAATGTGGTTACTGCATTCCAAAACTTACTGATGTATAAATTGCTGGAGAAATAAATGTTGAGTTACTTGCTCTTGAAGTTACATCATGTATAGAATCAGGTTTAGCATATTAACATGCACTCTCTACCCAAAGGTTGCACATCATCCATTGGAGCGATCatattaaaatgacaacacagaGCTTTTTAAATCTTGTGAGCCTTTGATAAAAAGTGAGATGAGAATATTGATACTACTGGTATGactataaatacataaaattaaataaaagtaaaagtatgtctTTAATATGTAGCTTGATCCATTAGCATACTAGCTTAGCTTAGTATTACACTAAAGTTGTAGTGGGTAGAAtgcaaattatgaaaataatagtATGAAAATTATCTAAAGCCTCAAAACAGACCCAGGAGGAGTCTAGTTTTCTCCCTGACCACCTGAATTACAATATGATGAAAGATTATTATGGAATCTTTGCTAAATGACGCCAAAAATTAAGAGCCTGTTGCATCTTCAAGACTAGAAACCGGAAACAGCTGGCCTGGCTTTGTCCAATAGAAACTACATTTTCCTCATGGCAGCTGCTATATGTACTGTGTACCTGCAGGTATCTGCTGGAGGTGACGGTGGGGACACACTGCAACAGTCTGGTGTTACAGCAGCCCGAACATCTCTGCACCTCCACGCATGGTGGCCATAACAGGAAGTTGGCATTGCGGCGGTCCAACATGGACCTGGTCACCTCCATCACCTCCGTCCGAACTTTACACATCGCCTGCTGAGCCGGCTGCGCCTCCACTGGTAGGAGAGGGAGcaagaagaaaatgagaaagGGATATTTGGTAGGAAGGCATAGGAAGTGTTGAGAGACAGATGGCAGAAGCAGAAGGATAGAAAAAGACACAGGAAGGGACACAAATAGATAAGGAAACCTACCAAGGCTTCTAGTATATCGGCCATGGGTGTGGTTTGTGAGAATATCATGcttgtcttcttcctcttctacAGAAAAAGACAGGCAAGGAGGGGAGATTAAAAGGAGGGCAAATATGGGGGGAGGggtgagacaaaaacaaaaacaatgagttAATAAAgtcaatttacaatgatatCTTCCAACTTCTTTCTGAAATAGGAGCCACATTGAGCCAACAATATTACAAGCGATGAGAGAAATCTGTAAAGCATGTGAGGCTGTTAGGGCAGTTTTTAGCAAAGCTCATTGTTCAACGCAAAAAGGAAGCCATTTTTTCTCCTCTGGGTAAAACAATTAGGCTATTTTCTGCAGCAATTTGTCTCCGCAATGTCAAGAATACTATTGACGAGAGATATGAGATGTTAAGTATAGCTCTTGTGTGGGTCTGTGAGTGTTTGCACTCTTACATATGTTGTTATTTCACACTGTTGCCCCTTAGTCCTAATTATATCCCAGGTGTAGACTGCTTTaggtcactgtgtgtgtgtgtgtgtgtgtgtgtgtgtgtgtgtgtgtgtgtgtgtgtgtgtgtgtgtgtgtgcgctgatTAACTGCCTGGTGCAGAAAGAGAACAGGTTCTTATTGTTCTCGAAAAGTAGTTTGTAATTTTATCAGTGCCGTTAAGTGTAGCTACTTTTGCTTTCTTCCTCTTACATTTATATAGTCACAATTCTGTCATAGCCAGTTGGCCAATAAGAATCAGCAAACTGGTTCTGTAACTCACAGGAAATCTTATTTGTTTCAAACATCTGCTCAAGTAACAACAGTCCAAACCCTAGCAGCTGTACTtaggcacagtggtgctttgaccTAAGTGCtaatgtcaacacaaaatatgcGAGGACAAGCAACAAAATCtgaccacaaaacaaacactgtatggtaaaaaacacaatattggcAACACGCAGATCAAGCCAATAAATCATGCATCTACTGCCCTTAAAAAAACTTGCTCCCAAACTCACAGgcttcagcaaaaaaaaagagtttctttataaaaaaaaacactttgagtcACTTCCTCGTGCCCTGTTTCTGAGGATCCTCCCCTCTGTTGGTTCCTCTCTTGTTGTGCTGCtgtgttatttattcatatggGTTGATCAAAGAGCTGTCTATTAACATATGTATGTGACTTGATTCTTCAGAAGGATAAGATTAATGAATTTTTTAATCACCCGCCAAGTTGCCTGCGCATGTGTCTGACTGTTTTTAGGGGGTGCATcttttctgtcacacacacacacacatccatattTCAAAGCACGGAGAGGAATCCAGAGCAGGAGAACAATGCAGCGACCTTGTGCTGgaagtttctctctctctgtctcagattGTCCGAAACAAAATCCAAGGTTACAGCTCTCttttcgctctctctctctctcgctctctctctctctctctctctatctctttctccctctctctttttctctggttAGAGCCCGCTTTTCGAATACTATTTAAAGATAAAGGATGTTGACGTCCTTGTGACTGGGATGGTGAAggcatgttttttctctttaaaagacttaaaaatCATCTCTAAAGATGTGTAGctttaagttaatttaattgtgttttgtattagtttttatgtcgattttttgttttattgtccgtgtttgttctctctctctcgctctctctctctctctctctctctctctctctctctctcaatcaaGGTGGTCATTGTCATTCATTATTCttgctgctgcttttttggCTAAATATTGCCTTAACATGGAGCCCGGCATGTATGCTGATGCTCTCCCTTACTGCATTCCTATCTCTTCAGGCCTCTGTAGACACACAAAAACGCTTACCTCCTCCAAGTCtgttattagtgtgtgtgtgtgtgtgtgtgcgcgtgtgtgtgtgtgtgcggtggtCATCAGTACCTATTGCATTGgtctcctgcagcagcagcttcaaGTCGTCCACAGAGGAGATGGGAGAGTTCCTCACCAGGTCGACCAGCGACGAGGGGAGCGCATCACCCTATGGAGACAAACAGTGGTCATGTAATTTAGCCTTGAAAACTAACTATATTTGCAAGGTATGCAGATAACCTTTGGGTGCTATTAGAGTGAACAGAATCAGTAGCGGTGTCCCAATTGACCCCTTGACCTGATTTCTAGAACAAATACATCATAATAGACCGGGAAGGCCTAAGCCACTAAATAAATGCAACCATTTCATACTTGAATCATAACAACTGTACAGCATCATTTGAAGCCATCAGTATCCTGTAATCTATTGTGCACCATCAGCTGTTCAATGAGGCATTCAGGTGATCCCCATCGAATTAATAAAATCACATTACATGGTTCTCACTTCATTCAGTGATATATACTGGGTTAGTCATGGATTTGTATAATTACAATTCTTATACTTGGTTtgaactgaaattaaataacaGCAGAAGGAAATgcaaatatctaaatatctaaatatatataaatacataaaagggagggggggagagagagcgagagagacgtACAGCGACCGAGGGCTGATGTATAATATCTCATTCCTCCATCTCCTGTCAACACTTGCTCCAGTTTCACTTCCTCTTGCAGAGGAAATGATGGTTGTGATTGGtatttgttgctgctgttgtcactctctccctgtctgtttaCCCACAAACACTGCAGTTGCCCCCGGTGTAACACAGGAAATTAGCCTCTCTCATCTTTCTCCCTACGCAATTTGAGTTCAGTTCATCATGCTTATATAAGGTCAGTATCTTGGGTTAAATCCCAGATTTGGTCAAAGATTGTTTGAAATAAAGCGAAATCATTGACATGTTCAAAGTTTacaaaatgtaactgtattaTCAGTTATTACTCTACAAAGTTATGTAAGTAGTTTAATTTTCACTCAATGAACTAAGATTATTGTGATCCAGTGTGGTTGGTTTGAAGGtgtggtttttgtgttttttatcaagCTCAGAGGCGGATTACCGCGGTCTGGGTCACATTTTGCTTTGATTGGCTGTAAATTGATACCATCTCAGAGCAGTTGGATCATTAGTTAATATGGGCACCTGCCAAAAAGGTGCCAAAACTAATGATGTAGACAGGGCTCACTCCCCAAATACAGTTAGTCAGAACATGTAAAGCATGCAAATTTATTTCTTAACAGTCTCATTTTGAGTGCAACAGTGTTATCTGTCAGAACTTTTCCATTCATCCTGTGGATTTGTGAACCTTCTTCATGAATGCAATTGCCCTTACATTGAATTTAATGGAGAAATACACATCACTGATACAGTGTGTTGTGTCAACTGGAAACGTTGCACTCTGTAGCTGACATGACTTTCCATTATTAATATCGGGAGCATCAACATTCAGAGCACTTTCCGCATTTACTAAAGTTTTCTGTTTGTGATTTGCTTGATTGAATGTCCTTTTATATTTAAGCTTTAGTCAACCCAAAACTATAGTTTTAgttcaaacaaaacaacttatAGCCCACCTACTTTCTTTCTTACATTCAACGAAAGTGATTATGCGAGACTAACACAGCTTAGTTAATGTGATAACATTATGTAGATGAGGATAAgattaaaatgttgttatttAACAACTGCCTTTAATCCTGCATCAATTTCTCCAACCTCATGCAagattataaaattaaaaaagggtcAGTCAAAcggcaaataaaaaaactgtgtaaaatgtgatgaaaaatggcatttatgtgttttatgaGGGCACTTTGGGGGATGTTTAGTTATCCTGCTTCACCCACACAACAGATTTTGTTTCATTCCCAGCAAACTTTTTTtcgctttgcataaaaaatgtttcgcaatattttgactttaaagATTTCTGGTGTTTCTCTTCAGGTTTTTTATATGCAAACTGAAAGTGTTACAGTTACTGTTCTAATGGATtctgaaaacagaaaaggacaaaaataccATTCTAGGAGAAACTCTGATACAGTTGCATTTCTTTCTCATAAAATAACCAAACATACCACACAACAGGAACAGGGCAATATGACTAGCTACAAATACTATGAGacaatgtaacattttcagTCATCAGAAATTGTGTCATAGCGTTTATACCAAGTTAGCTTTTTATGTAATACCTCTGGTTGTACAATGATACAAATGAATGAGCTGGATTGTTTTATGGCAATATAGGATTTACAGGAATTCATCAGTTTATGTCCCTCTCTGAGTCTAAGTGCATTTCCCTTCTAGTCTTCCCCCTCTCCGTCATGTTCTGTCTGCTTTGTGGGCAGTGGTGTCTCAGGACACCTGGATGACTTTCATGAGCCATTGGCTGACCTAgttaagcaaacacacacacacacacacacacacacacactctcacacacccTCATTTTCAGTTCACTTACAGATGCTTAACCACTTAACTCTCCACCCAATTTCTCCAGaaagcccccccacacacacacacacacacagttttcagCCTGTAACATGCTATTATTACAGTGACAGTGCTAAtcgaaaacacacacattgaaattAGAGAGTGGAACACAGACAGGAAATAGTTCTTCAAATGGACAAACAACAAACTGCTGGtaagaaaaaggcagagagCTAGACAAGAAGCTAATAATAGTGGTTTGAgcaaaatatttatattaccCAGGATTAATCTGACACAGGTTTCTTATTTTCTatctaacacacagacacacacatacacacacacacacgcaaatacaCAAAATAGGCATCCCCTGTTTTACGTCTCTGTAAAGCCTGGAAATAAAGATTCACTCATCATGTACAAGCAGGActcatacacacgcacacacacacacacacacacaaacacacacatacatactgcaaaaacacacactgcaaggGCCCTTAGAGGAAGCCTGGAAGGCAAAGAGACTTTATGGAATGTTTGAGGAGAAAGGTGAATGTGTAATGGAATGTAATTAGGGGGCCAGCTGACtggtcttacacacacacacacacacacacacacacacacacacacacacacacacacacatacacacagagaaacatgcTATCAAACAGAGACACgttttcaaaaaagtaaacacacaaaaacactgaatccAAGTGCGTGACAAGTGACACAATCACACCGCGCTGTCACAATACATTCCTTCTTCTATCAGAGGTATGGCAGAGGGCCAGCATACTGTCGGATAAACTGGATAGACTCATAGAGCCTGGTgggcactctctctctctctcacacacacacacacacacacacaccatccatcGGGACAGACAAATTCCGACCCTGCAGAGATGAGGGTACAGATGTTGGATGGAAAGATGGCAGAAGAGAGCAATAATGCAgtaaaggaggagaaggaaaagaagcaGTTTCAGGGCTAAGTGGGGTCTTCGAGCAAGGCAGTGAACACCTCTGCCTGTTCAATGCTCTGCCACTACGTGTTGTTAAGTAAGATCACCAAACGTCTCTAAAAACCTCCGGGACTTCTTGTCCAGGTATAAAAGGCAATATGAATACATACAACAAGCGCTGACACAACTTCACAAAACTAGAGCAGAAAcaaataataatcatttatgccactttttattcaacattccCATCTTAATGATTTCCTGATTTCTTTTTCGGTCTTTTGACTGCAgttcaaagaaaacaagcaatttgatgGCATTACCTTGGGCACTTTAGGAAGTGATGATAGGCATTTTccctattttctgacattttatcaaaaacaaTAAGTTTAATGAtcataaaataatcattagtttcAGCCCAAACACAAATGGTTGCATTACAAGAACAGTGAAAAGGAAGTCCAGTGTCCTGTTTTAATATACAAAAAGTAGCACAAAAGCTAAATTACCAGCCAGTTTGAGTGAAAAGTTAGCATTGACAGCTAGCTGATGCGGTTAGCTGCATATCATCAGCTGCTACGAAGGAAAAGCCTTCCAGCTGCCGGGAATCTGATTAAATGCAAGGAAGCATCAATTCTAATGTGAAACAGCCGCAGGCACATTCTCAGAAGTGTGTGAATAAGCCTGGAATGTTGTCCCACTGCTTGCAGTAATTAAAGTTGGTCGAGATTCATTGTATATTTGCAATTTCATTGCTTTCCTCAAGTAGAATACCAGCATTGTTATCTGTCATTACAGAAAGTTGAAAATATGATATTGATTCCAGCATTAACTGTCTTAATTTGCAGCATGTGGAACTATAGACACGGTGAAACGCACACAGACTGTGCATATATCTTTCATTTAGTTCATGTCCCCACTGCAATGTCAAACAATTTGACACAAGGCACATTTCTTCTCcacttgtttttatatttgtaacCTTTTCATCTAGTGGTTTTAATTTCTATCCTTTGTATagataatccttttttttaaataagtaactCCACAAATCCAtataatttatcattttgttCAAACCAATGACTCTCTTCCTCTAATTCTACAGCGCATGGGGTTTACAAACAAATAATCTTATGTACCAATGCGCTTTTCTAGCTCGCACATGTGCACAACAGAGGCACAGCCCCCCCACAAGCACGTATGTTCACTAACACATATGCAGCTACACCAGGCCATGCACCCAgatgtctgcacacacacaaatacacacacaaacacacaaggtcTGTCAAATCCCTGGCAGATTAGTTGTGATTCTTATGTAAAATGGATCAAGCTGGGCAGCAGCAAATCATCCAATCTGACCCACAGAGACAATTGTCAGACTACAACCTGTTTAAAAGCCACCaattagatgtgtgtgtgtgtgtgtgtgtttgtgtgtgtgtgtgtgtttatttgtaaagATATTACATAATCAGTAAGGTTTTATTGGATTGCTCAGAAAAACAGCTGCACAGTAAATAGAAATGGATAAAGTACCATCTTGTTTTCTGGATGTACTTCTAACGTCAACCTTAGTGAACCTGTGGTGGTTGctgaataatgtgtgtgtgacagtgtgtgtgtgtgtgtgtgtgtgtgtgtgtgtgtgtgtgtgacagactgACTGTGCAAACTGAAGTCTTTTCCACAGACAGATGTGGCAGAACTAAGACGTCAAAGATGTCTCCATTTTTCCCATCACTGGACTTAACATTGTGACAAGAAGAGGATTAGAGTGTCAGAGTCCCAGTTGGACTCACATGGCAGGTCAGTGttcttttaattacaaaaacacatcagatgTCCGAAAGATGTCAGGAGCAAGCTGCAGGTTGACTCTTCATGCACATGAAGTTGAGCATTCTGACAGTTTCTGTGATTATCCTGTACATTACAAGATCCCAGGTTCAACTCCAACAACAGCCAGTTTCCACCCAAAGTGCCTGTGTGCTTATGCTGAGCTTCTGCCTTCTATAGCTCAATGTGCACCACTGAGTGAACTATATGAATTGTAATTATGTGAATGTCAAAGCGTTCTCCAATCGTTGGTTCCACCAGCTACAGGATGTGGAGCCTTTGACATGCTTTGAGATTCTTACGTTATTGAtaagaaacacaacacacagagcaaAGGCAGAAGCTGGGCAATgtttgaatacaaaaaaatatatacagaaatatACAAATATCTTAGGATGGAGTGGTTGGCTGTACACAGTATGAGACACCAGAGACCATGTTTATTACTCCTTCCTTACGTCTTAACTCTTGAAGTATGGTCTGGATGGGAGCCTGCTTTAATTGCTACACAACACGCTACCATTGCTAGGTTTTACAGTGGTCATCTGACAGCTCATCCATATGACAGATGTTGGTCAGCATGGCCTGTGAAACACTTTGCCATAGGTAAAACATTACCTTAGCTTTTCgtatagaaaaaatatataatgctGGTACGGTTCAAATGGATTTGCATGTCAAGATGAGGTGGATAAGCATCATCGGTATAGAGGAAAAAATAATTCCACATGATACATATAACAGTGTTGTTGGAAGTTTATACCAATGTTAGCCAAATAGAAGATACTAAGTTGGAGTTTGGtgcagacattttttctttttcacctaaatgtgtatttggTCAACTGGAAGTTTCTGTTTGCTTGGTGCCAGCTAAAGGAACAGGTGTTGAATAAGGTAAGAGTACACATAGTACTGACAGAATATATCGGCAGAGAAAATACTTTCAGTGGTGGAGTGACAACAGGACATCAGTGTGGTGTGGTGTTATGTTGTGAGCAGCAGGAGTTACTGTTCTCCTGCTGCTGGGCCGCCAGCCAAAGCCCTgcctcaccctctctctccctatttCTATGACAGAAGGACTCTTCCTTGTAACACTTCAGGAGAATCACTTTGATGAGACATGAAGACAAACcgcagagagaaacagatccCTCAATCTGCAAAAGCNNNNNNNNNNNNNNNNNNNNNNNNNNNNNNNNNNNNNNNNNNNNNNNNNNNNNNNNNNNNNNNNNNNNNNNNNNNNNNNNNNNNNNNNNNNNNNNNNNNNNNNNNNNNNNNNNNNNNNNNNNNNNNNNNNNNNNNNNNNNNNNNNNNNNNNNNNNNNaccaccaccacccccaccccttccCCGATATTGGACTATCTGTATTAATTTGGTGGTTGCTCGCTTTATAATGgtaactacattttatttaccacTACATCATAATGCTTCAATCGTAAAATCAATATGTTTTATGACTGTCATTTAGCACAAACACGCATTTAAAATCCTTGTCTGTCATATTTCCCCTTAGCGACTAGAGGTCATATGTTTACCAGCACATCCCCCGGTCTTACCTCAGCGCTGCCGAGCCGCAGACGGGCCGCTGAGAGCGcagctagcagcagcagcaggacccAGGACCTCATGTTGCCGCCCAGCCTGAGGAGCCGCAAGCGACCGGCTGGGCATTTAGCACCTCGGCGTCCAATCCCTCGGCTGCACCGAGCCTGGTCCCGGTGTAGTGTGCTTGCCACTTGTGCAGGGCACGCACTGTTTAATATCCCCAAATGTGTCACTGCCTATATGCGCAGCTTGTCCAATGAATGTTTGCTCACGGTGACTCACACGCAGGCTAGACGTCTGACTCTGTCCATAAAGCTGTTTTGAAAACTCTCAAAATGAGACGTCAAGGATACTGTGGGACAGGTGCGTAATGCGTAATGAGTATTCGCATACACGAAGGCTGCAGCCGCGCGAGTCCCAATAAACTCCCGCTACGATTCCAAGAATGTCTCCAAAtcggtaataaaaaaaagagatccaGTCAAAAATGTTCAGATTACAAGCTCCCGTTCCAAAATCATAGTTTAATGTAACAATAATGCAGTATTTTCCTTATTAGTGAAACCCCGCATCTCCAAAGGTCCGTGCGTAAAAGTTGGTTCACCTTGGAATGGGGCGCTTGTGCGTAATTCTCTGGACGCTCCGCTACAAAAGTCAGATTACTCTCCTCCCGGCGCGATTCACTTCACTGCAAACAGCCTGTCGGTTATTTTAAGCGTCTCTCTTAATGATGGCTCCACCCTGTgtatgtctcactctgtctctgctcCCTGTCCCGGTGTTTCTCCGTTCACCAGCTGGATCAGGTTGTTCTCGACCCTCGTGCTTCTCCTCTCTGGTTGCGTCTTGAGCGGTGGGCAGcttttacacacagaaacaggcCTCCCTCCTGAAGTTTCAAACATCAAGCCAGAAAGACAAATGCCGACTAAAACCGGAAATTGGGTGAATTTGCGTTCAACATAAGAGAAAAGAGTGGAATTTGCACGAATATTTAATGTTATCTCTGCTGAAACTGGGTTatcacaaacaaatgaaaaatcaaGACAACTGAGGGTGAGAGAAACGAGTATGGGAATTACACAATATTGGCATCATGTCAAGtgatttgttgaaataaaaaagtacaataagcATTCATCCAAATTACATGCTACATTAAAACTCCAAAGATAATATAAAACggtgtcatttttttattgaatatttgCTGAATGTAACTGACTTTGGATAATTAATCAGCCCCGCTCTGAATTTATGCcttgaaaatatgtaaataaaaccagAATGAAAACTATACTTTCTCAGATGGAGCTTTTGTTATAATCACGTAGGCCTATGTTTCTTTCTGTAATGACAAGACACTGACAATGTGGCCCGTTCCTAATTAAAGGTTTTACTTTGAAAGTTTCTCACCGGAAGTCTAAATTATTATATTGCCAACTTGACTCTGGTCTTCAAAGGTCTGAGGTACAGTAGTGTCACATTGCCAGAACTCTCTCCACAGCGAGACGTACTGTAACCCCACAGCCCGCTCAGATAAACTCACGTACCCCTTCATCCATTCCCAATGTATGTTCAAAATGTGCAAAACCATTCATTATATAAAACTTGACATTGTTAATTGTTTCATACTTGTtcaatgttaaatataatttgGTTTGGTTAGCAatcatactactact
The sequence above is drawn from the Etheostoma cragini isolate CJK2018 chromosome 2, CSU_Ecrag_1.0, whole genome shotgun sequence genome and encodes:
- the si:ch211-79m20.1 gene encoding bromodomain-containing protein 4 isoform X2, translating into MRSWVLLLLLAALSAARLRLGSAEGDALPSSLVDLVRNSPISSVDDLKLLLQETNAIEEEDKHDILTNHTHGRYTRSLVEAQPAQQAMCKVRTEVMEVTRSMLDRRNANFLLWPPCVEVQRCSGCCNTRLLQCVPTVTSSRYLQVIKIQYINRKAHYDKAIISVEDHISCRCQPLSSSSSSSSSSSSSSVPMSHSSIQSNPNPPLPPPPQPPPSSHLPLPLPRTVHQAPPKTHASKADLHRHDDLKHNQQHYHTEEREPVARQWQQGSYTQLVHWTQPRVQQGPTHVQPGVHQPIAGVLGSVSSWPSEARAAHSIMGNTQQVGHGSGYDGSREESGMHVANSGGGVHHPDHTQRQQQLLQHQQREQFLQQYQNPHQPHHPQQFRHGAAEDQELRTRYRLNTPQSDSASPPDSPTEPPKLEENPTNPMTTNQKYSVTSQTITEVTKHKQTETATTSQKEGNPREESGSANSGDSAGAELANQGKEKDSNLTSRVSHLTKEARQKVLEIIQREPDRQTHPHPHHALQRPKPTTFKTALSTAAPISPSARQAPFRPALPRRRRKHRKRISKAAIRAMIM
- the si:ch211-79m20.1 gene encoding bromodomain-containing protein 4 isoform X1 — translated: MRSWVLLLLLAALSAARLRLGSAEGDALPSSLVDLVRNSPISSVDDLKLLLQETNAIEEEEDKHDILTNHTHGRYTRSLVEAQPAQQAMCKVRTEVMEVTRSMLDRRNANFLLWPPCVEVQRCSGCCNTRLLQCVPTVTSSRYLQVIKIQYINRKAHYDKAIISVEDHISCRCQPLSSSSSSSSSSSSSSVPMSHSSIQSNPNPPLPPPPQPPPSSHLPLPLPRTVHQAPPKTHASKADLHRHDDLKHNQQHYHTEEREPVARQWQQGSYTQLVHWTQPRVQQGPTHVQPGVHQPIAGVLGSVSSWPSEARAAHSIMGNTQQVGHGSGYDGSREESGMHVANSGGGVHHPDHTQRQQQLLQHQQREQFLQQYQNPHQPHHPQQFRHGAAEDQELRTRYRLNTPQSDSASPPDSPTEPPKLEENPTNPMTTNQKYSVTSQTITEVTKHKQTETATTSQKEGNPREESGSANSGDSAGAELANQGKEKDSNLTSRVSHLTKEARQKVLEIIQREPDRQTHPHPHHALQRPKPTTFKTALSTAAPISPSARQAPFRPALPRRRRKHRKRISKAAIRAMIM